Proteins found in one Xyrauchen texanus isolate HMW12.3.18 chromosome 30, RBS_HiC_50CHRs, whole genome shotgun sequence genomic segment:
- the gpr31 gene encoding 12-(S)-hydroxy-5,8,10,14-eicosatetraenoic acid receptor, whose translation MNNSDSDTGCQDNIDNNRPLYIFYSSVVIFEFILGLLLNITVIHVFIFKLKFWKSKTINIFLFNLVLADILLLIGLPVKAYNIQQCSENKIVCKVQLFLQFLNRGASIAFLTVISIYRYLCVVHPEKKKVIRILKRSPQISVFIWVLLGILTIPAMTQSFIRCNSNENDQLNVIVLLREIVFFTQILIPFFVLVYCSIRIINRLKQKTVGDRTKLQRAMFLVTSIVLVFALCFLPYAFTRMVQLQRNRIVMSEEKVTLVKVYDGLTCLSYLNCLLDPILYCLSSTKFKKLYESIYFPCLLEKEQTKTSEDNSQ comes from the coding sequence ATGAATAACAGTGACAGTGACACAGGATGTCAGGATAACATAGACAACAACAGACCGCTATATATTTTCTACTCTTCTGTGGTAATATTTGAGTTCATTTTGGGTCTCCTTCTGAACATTACTGTTATCCACGTCTTCATCTTCAAGCTCAAGTTCTGGAAATCTAAAACCATCAACATTTTCCTATTCAATCTGGTCTTGGCTGACATTTTGTTGTTGATTGGTTTGCCAGTGAAGGCATATAACATTCAGCAATGCAGTGAAAATAAGATAGTTTGCAAAGTGCAGCTCTTCTTGCAGTTTCTGAACAGAGGAGCCAGCATTGCCTTTCTGACCGTCATCTCCATTTATCGGTATTTATGCGTGGTCCATCCtgagaagaagaaagtcataaggatTCTGAAAAGATCACCTCAAATTTCCGTATTCATCTGGGTGCTACTTGGGATTCTGACCATTCCGGCGATGACACAGAGCTTTATCAGATGCAACAGCAATGAAAATGACCAACTGAACGTTATCGTTCTGTTGAGGGAAATTGTGTTTTTTACACAGATTCTGATCCCcttttttgttcttgtttattGTTCCATTCGGATTATCAACAGGCTTAAACAGAAGACGGTGGGAGACAGGACGAAGCTCCAGAGAGCAATGTTCCTTGTCACTTCAATTGTTCTCGTTTTTGCTCTCTGCTTTTTGCCGTATGCTTTTACAAGGATGGTGCAGCTACAGCGCAATAGAATTGTTATGTCAGAGGAAAAAGTTACTCTTGTTAAAGTGTATGACGGACTTACTTGTCTCTCTTATCTGAATTGCCTCTTAGATCCAATCCTGTACTGTCTGAGCAGCACTAAATTTAAGAAGTTATATGAGTCAATATATTTCCCCTGTCTGTTGGAGAAGGAACAAACAAAAACTTCAGAAGACAACTCCCAATGA